The following are encoded in a window of Roseimaritima ulvae genomic DNA:
- a CDS encoding ABC transporter ATP-binding protein — MSDNQATGTDVMAIEVQGLSRRFGRHLALDDVSLKVPVGGVFGLVGLNGAGKTTLIKHLIGSLRPHVGNVRIFGTSPIEDPVTVLGRIGYLTEEDSLPRWLTVRQLFEFGRSVYPTWDDEYAASLCERFQLRPNEPLGTLSKGVRARAGLLAAIAHHPDLLILDEPSSGLDPIARRDILEAIISGISDQGRTVLFSSHLLDEVARVCETVGVMSNGQLLPPETLDTIQSQYSEWIIQSNVRPVISKALDTQGDGAEWSIVGPASMSEQADFPSDRVIEHRPMTLDRYFSARVHRSSDEQTEQALEVAS, encoded by the coding sequence ATGAGTGACAACCAAGCAACGGGTACCGATGTGATGGCGATTGAAGTTCAAGGTTTGTCCCGCCGGTTCGGACGCCATTTGGCGCTGGACGACGTTTCGCTGAAGGTGCCCGTGGGAGGGGTGTTTGGTCTGGTGGGCCTGAACGGTGCCGGCAAGACCACGCTGATTAAACATTTGATCGGCAGCCTGCGTCCCCACGTGGGTAACGTTCGAATTTTCGGTACTTCACCGATCGAGGATCCCGTTACGGTGCTCGGCCGCATCGGATACTTGACGGAAGAAGATTCGTTGCCGCGGTGGTTGACCGTGCGACAATTGTTTGAATTTGGTCGCAGCGTTTACCCGACTTGGGATGATGAATATGCGGCCAGTTTGTGCGAACGGTTTCAGCTTCGCCCCAACGAGCCGTTGGGCACGCTGTCCAAGGGCGTGCGAGCTCGCGCGGGCTTGCTGGCGGCGATCGCTCACCATCCCGATTTGCTGATACTGGATGAGCCCAGCAGCGGCCTGGATCCGATCGCTCGACGGGATATCCTCGAAGCGATCATTTCGGGCATCAGCGACCAGGGGCGTACGGTGTTGTTTTCGTCGCACTTGTTGGACGAAGTTGCCCGCGTCTGCGAAACGGTGGGCGTGATGTCCAACGGGCAGTTGTTGCCACCGGAAACGCTCGACACCATTCAATCGCAATACAGTGAATGGATCATCCAAAGCAACGTGCGTCCGGTGATTTCAAAGGCTCTCGACACGCAAGGGGACGGGGCGGAATGGTCGATTGTCGGCCCGGCATCGATGTCCGAGCAAGCGGATTTTCCCAGTGACCGGGTGATCGAGCATCGCCCGATGACGCTGGACCGGTATTTCTCGGCCCGTGTCCATCGCTCGAGCGACGAGCAAACGGAACAAGCACTGGAGGTGGCGTCATGA
- a CDS encoding GntR family transcriptional regulator, translating to MQIRIVDDGIPIYRQIVDQIRDRVLSGSLAGGDELPPIRTLATQIAVNPNTVARAYRELETEGLVEKRRTTGTFVSLTATSESLAARRRRLREPIDSLIAQACGLGFDEEQLVGEIRNRFASRHTPPSGAKRS from the coding sequence ATGCAAATCCGCATTGTCGATGATGGGATACCGATTTACCGGCAAATTGTCGACCAAATTCGTGACCGTGTGCTTTCGGGTTCGCTGGCAGGAGGTGATGAGCTGCCACCGATTCGCACGTTGGCGACTCAGATCGCCGTCAATCCCAACACGGTTGCTCGCGCTTACCGCGAGCTGGAAACCGAAGGGTTGGTAGAAAAACGCCGCACCACGGGAACGTTTGTTTCGCTGACCGCGACGTCCGAGTCGCTGGCGGCGCGTCGGCGGCGACTTCGCGAGCCCATTGATTCGTTAATCGCCCAAGCTTGCGGCTTGGGATTCGATGAAGAACAACTCGTCGGTGAAATTCGCAACCGCTTTGCGTCCCGACACACGCCGCCCTCCGGAGCCAAACGATCATGA
- a CDS encoding FG-GAP repeat domain-containing protein — translation MRKLIPATLLLSTLLASPALAQHPIKFEVQLLTVDSNEGCDVADFDGDGKLDVVAGRNWYRNGDWKPRPVRLIEDRNGYVRSNGEWAYDVNGDGHTDVVSMDFFEGGVYWYQNPGPDGLAKGHVWNKHLLADTGYGTNEASYLVDVAGDAKPEWVSDQWNKTNPLMIWSFDSAEDNKPILTGHLVGASTGHGIGFGDLNNDGRDDILVGTGWYECPEDDVLNQRWKFHQVWELQGACPMLIHDVDGDGINDVIVSNAHNFGIHLWRGLGKGDDVEQKFEETLIDDSFSQAHCLHMADLDGDGQPEIITGKRVRAHNGNDPGGKEPPIMRYYVWNAKTKAYEGHTINRGEAGIGLQIRTADIDADGDLDIVVAGKDGTQILFSQLKKTQ, via the coding sequence ATGCGAAAACTGATTCCCGCCACCCTGCTGCTTTCCACCCTGCTCGCCTCCCCTGCCCTCGCCCAGCACCCGATCAAGTTTGAAGTTCAATTGCTGACGGTCGACAGCAACGAAGGCTGCGACGTCGCCGACTTCGATGGCGACGGCAAACTAGACGTGGTTGCCGGCCGCAATTGGTACCGCAACGGCGATTGGAAGCCGCGACCGGTGCGGTTGATCGAAGACCGCAATGGCTATGTTCGCTCCAATGGCGAATGGGCCTACGACGTCAACGGCGATGGCCACACCGACGTGGTCTCCATGGACTTTTTTGAAGGCGGCGTCTACTGGTACCAAAACCCCGGCCCCGACGGGCTGGCCAAAGGACACGTCTGGAACAAGCATCTACTTGCCGACACCGGTTACGGAACCAACGAAGCCAGTTATTTGGTCGACGTGGCCGGCGATGCCAAACCCGAATGGGTCTCCGACCAGTGGAACAAAACCAATCCGCTGATGATTTGGTCGTTTGATTCAGCCGAAGACAACAAGCCGATTCTGACCGGGCATCTGGTGGGCGCCTCCACCGGCCACGGCATCGGATTTGGCGACCTGAACAATGACGGCCGCGATGACATCCTGGTCGGCACCGGTTGGTACGAGTGTCCCGAAGACGACGTCTTAAATCAACGCTGGAAATTCCATCAAGTCTGGGAACTGCAAGGCGCTTGCCCGATGCTCATCCATGACGTCGATGGAGACGGCATCAACGACGTGATTGTCAGCAACGCTCACAATTTTGGCATCCATTTGTGGCGTGGTCTGGGCAAGGGAGACGATGTCGAGCAGAAGTTCGAAGAAACGCTGATCGACGACAGCTTCTCCCAAGCTCACTGCCTGCACATGGCCGATCTGGATGGCGATGGGCAACCGGAAATCATCACCGGCAAACGCGTGCGTGCTCACAACGGCAACGATCCGGGTGGCAAAGAACCACCGATCATGCGTTACTACGTCTGGAACGCCAAAACGAAAGCCTACGAAGGCCACACCATCAACCGTGGCGAAGCTGGCATCGGGCTGCAAATTCGTACCGCCGACATCGACGCCGATGGCGACCTGGACATCGTGGTAGCCGGCAAAGACGGCACGCAGATCCTGTTCAGCCAGCTGAAAAAAACGCAGTAG
- a CDS encoding DinB family protein has product MQAVIVEDGNVAELARVWISVRVQSLATLGYGAMVVCYDVAIRYPSPYPLEELVPQTEYVQAYAAGPAALRASAERFSSAQLDATPIPGTWSARQVVCHIADFEIVYADRMKRVIAEHEPTFFGGDPDEFAAGLAYEKRDVQEELAVIDAVRQQMTRILHTLDEDAFSRIGNHNEAGPLTLAALLQSVTAHLPHHVAFIDAKWNALQ; this is encoded by the coding sequence ATGCAAGCTGTCATTGTAGAGGATGGCAACGTAGCCGAACTCGCCAGAGTTTGGATTTCAGTACGCGTCCAAAGTCTGGCGACGCTGGGCTACGGGGCGATGGTGGTGTGTTACGATGTGGCAATCCGATACCCATCCCCTTACCCACTGGAGGAACTTGTGCCCCAAACCGAATACGTCCAGGCCTACGCTGCCGGTCCGGCGGCGCTGCGAGCTAGCGCGGAGAGGTTTTCATCCGCGCAGCTCGACGCTACTCCCATCCCCGGCACCTGGTCGGCTCGGCAGGTCGTTTGCCATATCGCCGATTTTGAGATCGTCTATGCCGATCGGATGAAACGCGTCATCGCCGAACACGAACCCACTTTCTTTGGTGGCGACCCGGACGAGTTTGCCGCGGGCTTGGCGTACGAAAAACGCGACGTGCAAGAGGAACTGGCCGTGATCGATGCCGTTCGTCAGCAGATGACTCGCATCTTGCATACGCTCGACGAGGACGCGTTCTCCCGCATCGGCAACCACAACGAAGCCGGTCCGCTGACGTTGGCCGCGCTGCTGCAGAGCGTCACCGCGCACCTGCCTCATCATGTCGCCTTCATCGATGCCAAGTGGAATGCGTTGCAGTAG
- a CDS encoding cupredoxin domain-containing protein yields MRYLFWHLLGTIACVQISAAGDLTLRFQYEGEPPPPKPIKVDRDVAFCGQHGLVDESLLVHPKDGGIKNVVVYVYTGRGGSEIDSVPHQEKTHTLDRKNCRHEPHILLMQAGDTLKITNSDPVGHFAAVSVFNNTPSGLLVPPSQGRTMELPKPEPGPMPVQCVIHPWMQSYVVVLDHPYVGVSDEHGKVAIKDLPDKELVFRVFVEAAKGALDTVTVDGKPQQWTRNRFRYNIKPGNNDMGTVKLTAKHFGQR; encoded by the coding sequence ATGCGTTATCTCTTCTGGCATTTGTTGGGCACGATCGCGTGCGTGCAAATATCCGCAGCCGGGGATCTGACGCTGCGGTTTCAGTACGAAGGTGAACCGCCACCGCCCAAACCGATTAAAGTCGACCGAGACGTTGCGTTCTGTGGACAGCATGGGTTGGTCGATGAAAGCCTGCTGGTACATCCCAAGGACGGCGGAATCAAGAACGTCGTCGTGTATGTTTACACCGGACGTGGTGGCAGCGAGATCGATTCGGTTCCGCACCAAGAGAAAACGCACACGTTGGACCGGAAAAACTGCCGGCACGAGCCCCACATTTTGTTGATGCAGGCCGGCGACACGCTGAAGATCACCAATTCCGATCCGGTGGGACATTTCGCCGCTGTCAGCGTATTCAATAACACCCCCTCCGGCCTGCTAGTTCCACCAAGCCAAGGCCGCACTATGGAGCTCCCCAAACCGGAACCGGGACCGATGCCTGTGCAGTGCGTTATCCATCCCTGGATGCAGTCCTATGTGGTCGTGCTAGACCATCCCTATGTGGGTGTGAGTGACGAACATGGCAAAGTGGCGATCAAAGACTTGCCGGATAAGGAATTGGTCTTTCGCGTGTTCGTGGAAGCGGCCAAGGGAGCGCTGGATACCGTGACGGTTGACGGCAAACCCCAGCAGTGGACTCGCAACCGCTTCCGCTACAACATCAAGCCGGGCAACAACGACATGGGAACCGTGAAGTTGACCGCCAAACATTTCGGTCAGCGCTAA
- a CDS encoding sulfatase family protein, giving the protein MNARLYSIIALLLLVGSTARAEQPNIVFIIADDCTFRDIGCYGGQADTPHIDALAEQGMRMTRCFQAAPMCSPTRHNIYTGLYPVRSGAYPNHTRVDPGIKSVVTYLRELGYRVAQTGKTHVGPATVFDWEKLGRGKTLAFDKMNNLMAECKTAEQPFCLLVCSNEPHTPWNKGDPSKYPADEIILPPYFADTPQTRADMARYLAEITYFDGQVGRTLQLLDDQGLSDDTLVIVVSEQGSAFPFGKWTCYDTGLQSAFIARWPGQIEPASISDAMIEYVDILPTFIEVAGGTPDPVLQGKSLLPVFAGAKSHKKYVFGEMTTRGINNGSEHFGIRSVRSEHYKLIVNFTPEMPFQCAASESKTFRSWQAAAEAGDEHAADLVHRYTHRPAIELYDVQADPYEMKNLAGDPRLADVRRTLRSELDGWMIACGDKGHATERAAYEHMPGRNPPGKKGGRRGTQYTPRKEKL; this is encoded by the coding sequence ATGAACGCACGACTGTACTCCATCATTGCTCTGCTGTTGCTCGTCGGCTCGACGGCGCGCGCCGAACAACCAAACATAGTGTTCATCATCGCCGATGACTGCACGTTTCGGGATATCGGCTGCTACGGCGGACAAGCTGATACGCCTCACATCGACGCTTTGGCCGAACAAGGGATGCGGATGACGCGGTGTTTTCAAGCCGCCCCGATGTGCTCGCCCACTCGGCACAACATCTACACCGGACTCTATCCCGTTCGCAGCGGTGCGTACCCGAACCACACGCGCGTTGATCCGGGCATCAAGAGCGTCGTGACTTACCTGCGCGAACTCGGCTACCGCGTTGCTCAAACGGGCAAAACGCATGTGGGCCCGGCCACCGTCTTTGACTGGGAAAAATTAGGCCGAGGCAAAACGTTGGCCTTCGACAAAATGAACAACCTGATGGCCGAATGCAAAACGGCCGAGCAGCCGTTTTGTTTATTGGTGTGTTCCAACGAACCGCACACTCCCTGGAACAAGGGCGATCCGTCCAAGTACCCCGCCGACGAGATCATCCTGCCGCCGTATTTTGCCGACACGCCGCAGACGCGAGCCGACATGGCGCGGTATTTGGCGGAGATCACCTACTTCGATGGTCAGGTCGGCCGCACCCTGCAGTTGCTCGATGACCAAGGACTGAGCGATGACACCCTGGTCATCGTGGTCAGCGAACAGGGCAGCGCATTTCCGTTTGGTAAATGGACATGTTATGACACCGGCCTGCAATCCGCGTTCATCGCTCGCTGGCCCGGACAGATCGAACCGGCCAGCATCAGCGATGCAATGATCGAATACGTCGACATCCTGCCCACGTTTATCGAGGTCGCGGGCGGCACTCCGGATCCGGTGCTGCAAGGCAAGAGCTTGCTGCCGGTATTTGCCGGAGCGAAGTCCCACAAGAAGTATGTGTTTGGCGAAATGACGACGCGGGGAATCAACAACGGATCGGAGCATTTTGGAATCCGCTCGGTGCGATCCGAGCACTACAAGTTGATCGTTAATTTCACTCCGGAAATGCCGTTTCAGTGCGCGGCTTCGGAGTCCAAGACGTTTCGCAGTTGGCAAGCTGCCGCCGAGGCGGGCGACGAACACGCCGCCGACTTGGTGCACCGCTACACACACCGGCCCGCGATCGAACTGTACGACGTGCAAGCCGACCCTTACGAGATGAAGAATCTGGCGGGTGATCCACGGCTTGCGGACGTGCGTCGAACCTTGCGCAGCGAACTCGACGGCTGGATGATCGCCTGTGGAGACAAGGGGCACGCCACCGAACGGGCCGCCTACGAACACATGCCCGGACGCAACCCGCCAGGCAAGAAGGGAGGCCGCAGAGGGACGCAATACACGCCGCGGAAGGAGAAGTTGTGA
- a CDS encoding arylsulfatase — MPHFFDLASVPIRLAFIGFACIFGASCCPAGERPNIIVIMVDDMGFSDIGCYGSEIPTPHLDALADRGVKFSQFYNTGRCCPTRASLLTGLYSHQAGVGWMTTNQHAPGYLGRLNDECVTIAEVLKPAGYFTAMTGKWHVGFKQGVTPWGRGFDRSLNLPAGGLHFSNQTGSKGGTKLFLNGQQVARDDPRFDPPWYGSDLWTERGIEFIDEALAKDQPFFWYLAHVAPHFPCMAPEATVAKYRGKYMAGWDQLREQRYQRQIDAGLIDKSWTLEPRPEQIPAWDSLPFEEQKRYDHMMAIYAAMIDEVDKNIGKLVAALEQRGQLDDTLILFLADNGGNAESGVKGRYNGEHPGDPHSDVFIGRCWAHLNNTPFRKYKHHNHEGGTASPLIAHWPAMVKPRTESDDWITTPTHVIDIMATCVDLAGATYPDNFNGNVIKPAQGQSLLPLLTGEGEFSSRPLYWEHEGNAAIRVGDEKLVRLGRRGKWELFDMQLDRTEQHDLAAEQPDKVTALAKRWRKWAKSAQVLPKPPAKSPRGAK; from the coding sequence ATGCCCCATTTCTTCGACTTGGCCAGCGTGCCGATCCGTCTGGCATTTATTGGATTCGCGTGTATTTTCGGTGCATCTTGCTGCCCGGCTGGCGAACGTCCTAACATCATCGTGATCATGGTCGATGACATGGGGTTTTCGGACATCGGTTGCTACGGCAGCGAGATTCCCACGCCTCACCTGGATGCATTGGCTGACCGGGGCGTCAAATTTTCGCAGTTCTACAACACCGGTCGCTGCTGTCCCACGCGGGCTTCGCTGTTGACGGGACTGTATTCGCATCAAGCCGGTGTGGGCTGGATGACGACGAATCAACACGCTCCGGGATACCTGGGACGGCTGAACGACGAATGTGTCACGATCGCGGAAGTTCTCAAACCCGCTGGCTACTTCACCGCCATGACCGGCAAGTGGCATGTCGGATTTAAACAGGGAGTGACGCCCTGGGGACGCGGCTTTGATCGCAGTCTGAACCTGCCAGCCGGCGGCTTGCACTTTTCCAATCAAACGGGTTCTAAAGGCGGCACGAAACTTTTCTTAAACGGCCAGCAAGTCGCCCGAGATGATCCTCGGTTCGACCCTCCCTGGTACGGCAGCGATCTGTGGACCGAGCGGGGAATCGAGTTCATCGACGAAGCTCTCGCCAAGGACCAACCGTTCTTTTGGTACCTCGCCCATGTGGCTCCGCACTTTCCCTGCATGGCTCCCGAAGCCACCGTTGCGAAGTATCGCGGCAAATACATGGCCGGCTGGGATCAGCTTCGCGAGCAGCGTTATCAGCGGCAGATCGACGCCGGACTGATCGATAAATCGTGGACCTTGGAACCTCGCCCGGAACAAATTCCCGCTTGGGATTCTCTGCCGTTTGAGGAACAGAAACGATACGACCACATGATGGCCATCTACGCCGCCATGATCGACGAGGTCGACAAGAACATTGGCAAGCTGGTCGCGGCGCTCGAGCAACGTGGGCAGCTGGACGACACGCTGATCCTGTTTCTGGCCGACAACGGTGGGAACGCAGAGTCGGGCGTGAAGGGCCGATACAATGGCGAGCACCCCGGGGATCCCCATTCGGATGTGTTCATCGGGCGCTGCTGGGCGCATCTGAACAACACGCCGTTCCGAAAGTACAAACACCACAACCACGAGGGCGGAACGGCTTCGCCCCTGATCGCTCATTGGCCTGCCATGGTGAAACCTCGCACCGAGTCCGACGACTGGATCACCACGCCCACGCATGTGATCGACATTATGGCGACGTGTGTGGATCTGGCCGGTGCGACCTACCCGGACAACTTCAACGGTAACGTGATTAAGCCGGCGCAAGGGCAAAGCCTGCTGCCGCTGCTGACTGGCGAAGGCGAATTCTCGTCGCGGCCGCTGTACTGGGAGCACGAAGGCAACGCGGCGATTCGCGTGGGCGACGAAAAACTCGTCCGGCTGGGCCGGAGGGGAAAATGGGAGCTGTTTGATATGCAACTGGATCGCACGGAGCAACACGATCTGGCAGCCGAGCAGCCCGACAAAGTCACGGCCCTGGCCAAACGATGGCGGAAGTGGGCGAAGTCGGCGCAGGTGTTGCCCAAGCCCCCGGCCAAGTCGCCACGAGGTGCGAAGTAA
- a CDS encoding sulfatase-like hydrolase/transferase gives MPAAEAPSTGVDGPPSAATEGPADQPNIVLVFIDDMGWGDFSCFGNQDAGTPHIDRLAREGIRFEQFYVNSPICSPSRTAISTGQYPQRWRITSYLNNRKDNQRRGMAQWLDPKAPMLARSLQQAGYATGHFGKWHMGGQRDVNDAPPITDYGFDESLTNFEGMGPKLLPLTLKPGQTEPDKIWQRAEILGEAYRWMLRSEITTGFVDAALPFIDKAAASGKPFYINLWPDDVHSPFWPPVDTWGDGSKRRLYLSVLEAMDQQLGRLFERIQGDPKLRDNTLILVCSDNGPELGAGTAGPYRGYKTHLYEGGIRSPLVVWGPGIVKRHNHIDGQSVLSAIDLTPTLLKLTHTPPPEGVTFDGEPLVDTLLGDGGSREAPIFFRRPPDRNAFYGDEDLPDLAVRSGKWKLLCEYDGSEAELYDLSIDDAEANNVAEQNPDVTAQLIKSVIDWHRSMPPDNGPELE, from the coding sequence TTGCCTGCCGCGGAGGCTCCATCCACCGGCGTCGACGGGCCGCCGTCGGCAGCCACCGAAGGGCCCGCGGACCAACCGAATATCGTGCTGGTGTTCATCGACGACATGGGCTGGGGCGACTTCTCCTGCTTTGGAAACCAGGATGCCGGCACGCCGCACATCGACCGTTTGGCTCGCGAAGGCATTCGCTTCGAACAGTTCTACGTCAACTCGCCGATCTGCTCGCCATCGCGGACCGCGATCTCCACAGGCCAGTACCCGCAGCGCTGGCGGATCACGTCTTACCTGAACAATCGCAAAGACAACCAGCGGCGCGGTATGGCTCAGTGGCTCGACCCCAAGGCACCGATGCTGGCTCGTTCGTTGCAGCAAGCCGGTTATGCGACCGGCCACTTTGGAAAATGGCACATGGGTGGGCAACGCGATGTCAACGATGCGCCTCCCATCACCGACTACGGTTTCGACGAGTCGCTGACCAATTTCGAAGGCATGGGGCCAAAACTGCTGCCGCTGACGCTCAAACCCGGGCAGACGGAACCCGACAAGATCTGGCAGCGTGCGGAGATCTTGGGCGAAGCCTACCGCTGGATGCTGCGGAGCGAAATCACGACGGGATTTGTCGACGCCGCGCTGCCGTTTATTGACAAAGCGGCCGCGTCCGGCAAACCCTTTTACATCAACCTTTGGCCCGACGATGTGCATTCCCCGTTCTGGCCTCCGGTCGATACCTGGGGCGATGGATCGAAACGCCGACTGTACCTGTCGGTGTTGGAAGCCATGGACCAACAGCTGGGACGATTGTTCGAACGCATTCAAGGCGATCCCAAGCTGCGTGACAATACGTTGATCCTGGTTTGTTCGGATAACGGCCCGGAACTGGGGGCAGGCACAGCGGGCCCGTATCGCGGCTACAAAACCCATCTGTACGAAGGCGGTATTCGTTCGCCGCTGGTCGTATGGGGACCGGGTATTGTCAAACGTCACAATCACATCGACGGACAGTCCGTGCTCAGCGCCATCGACCTGACGCCCACACTGCTAAAGCTGACCCATACGCCGCCGCCCGAAGGCGTGACCTTCGACGGAGAGCCGTTGGTCGACACCTTGCTGGGCGATGGAGGTTCCCGCGAAGCTCCGATCTTTTTCCGCCGACCACCGGATCGCAATGCCTTCTACGGCGACGAAGATCTGCCGGACTTGGCCGTGCGGTCAGGCAAGTGGAAGTTGCTGTGTGAGTACGACGGCAGCGAAGCCGAACTGTACGACCTGAGTATCGATGACGCGGAAGCGAACAACGTGGCCGAGCAAAACCCGGACGTCACTGCGCAGCTGATCAAGTCCGTAATCGATTGGCATCGGTCGATGCCGCCGGACAACGGACCGGAGCTGGAGTGA
- a CDS encoding tetratricopeptide repeat protein has protein sequence MAFHSRTILGYRNPYLWLVLGCVAAYGSSLLNGFAWLDESEILRAEYRVESAQDFSAVFSQPLDEYSFRHEGKTTTQGGYWRPLYALSISLDWFFWGENATLFHFENVVWHILVVLSLYIAGRELVFNSTDSKRERALAKASVFWASMLFGVCPLGVHSVSWISGRKDTLCAFFAILALIALIRFARQGRRWWFAVCLGSLMFALGFKELAVALPIVATCYLIVQWATLKREERWRWGLGLVGTWLTVGGYFQMRNFVLGGIGLDMDAGANPWYLKFGNAVRLLMHYGLTVVWPHPIVLSDRWDLALRWRAVETLRTTLVAAVAIALAIWRGKAKRIVLIGFAWFAIWLLPALGFLPLRHLRAERYLYPASWGLMLAVCGLTIWAVQGIAKQPSKTGHRWWEIGGLLGLHVPREIGRVPLHGVLLGGYVMVLVVLTNLENRFWKNDQTLFTRALQIDPDYLEGRVGLAHHFIKNSEFQAAIDTLDELLTMVECEEVSKSGYWSPYVVYMNRAAALRQLNRIEEAKANFLEALRYQPGLSAPCFGAGLCAMDLHEYQEAEQYFSKVVLAEPDSIAAVGNLALSKLYQNMPAEAESLLNPWRDSPQMDAVTLRTYGSALLLQQKYSAAIPIFERSIEQDPEGASDWAKLAWAHWGALHASEANTALTRARRIDSADATVQYVSGLIPQE, from the coding sequence ATGGCCTTTCATTCCCGCACGATCCTTGGCTATCGGAACCCGTATTTGTGGCTGGTGCTGGGGTGTGTTGCCGCCTATGGCTCGTCGTTGCTAAACGGTTTCGCGTGGCTTGACGAATCGGAAATTTTACGCGCCGAGTACCGTGTCGAGTCCGCGCAGGATTTCTCGGCAGTGTTCAGCCAGCCTTTGGATGAGTACTCGTTTCGGCACGAGGGCAAGACCACGACGCAAGGAGGATACTGGAGGCCGCTGTATGCCCTCAGTATTTCACTTGATTGGTTTTTCTGGGGCGAAAATGCAACTTTGTTTCATTTCGAAAATGTCGTTTGGCATATTCTTGTTGTCCTGTCACTCTACATTGCGGGACGCGAGTTAGTATTCAACTCGACGGATTCCAAACGAGAGCGAGCGCTGGCCAAGGCGTCTGTTTTCTGGGCCAGCATGTTGTTTGGTGTCTGCCCCTTGGGCGTACACTCGGTCTCTTGGATTAGCGGCCGCAAGGACACATTGTGCGCATTTTTCGCCATTCTTGCTCTCATCGCCCTGATTCGATTTGCCCGCCAGGGCCGCCGCTGGTGGTTCGCCGTTTGCTTGGGCTCGCTAATGTTTGCACTGGGGTTCAAGGAATTAGCAGTTGCCTTACCGATTGTGGCGACCTGCTACTTGATCGTTCAGTGGGCGACGCTCAAACGCGAGGAACGCTGGCGATGGGGCCTGGGTTTAGTGGGGACTTGGCTCACCGTGGGGGGCTATTTCCAGATGCGGAATTTCGTGTTGGGGGGCATCGGTTTAGACATGGATGCCGGTGCAAATCCGTGGTATTTGAAGTTCGGAAATGCCGTCCGTTTGTTGATGCACTATGGGCTGACGGTTGTTTGGCCGCATCCGATCGTTCTCTCTGACCGTTGGGACCTGGCACTACGCTGGAGGGCCGTCGAAACGCTGCGGACAACACTGGTCGCTGCTGTCGCAATTGCTCTGGCGATCTGGCGCGGTAAAGCGAAAAGAATCGTGCTGATTGGGTTTGCATGGTTTGCAATATGGTTGTTGCCTGCGTTGGGGTTTTTGCCGCTTCGACATTTACGAGCCGAGCGGTACCTTTATCCGGCCTCTTGGGGACTCATGCTGGCTGTATGCGGCCTAACGATTTGGGCGGTACAGGGTATTGCCAAGCAGCCGTCTAAAACCGGCCATCGTTGGTGGGAAATTGGCGGGCTGCTGGGCCTACACGTGCCCCGTGAAATTGGCAGGGTGCCGCTTCACGGAGTCCTGTTGGGCGGCTATGTAATGGTACTGGTCGTCTTAACCAATCTTGAAAACCGCTTTTGGAAAAACGACCAAACACTGTTCACGAGAGCGCTGCAGATCGACCCGGACTACCTTGAGGGACGGGTTGGGTTGGCTCACCATTTCATCAAAAACTCCGAGTTTCAGGCTGCAATTGATACCTTGGACGAACTGCTAACGATGGTGGAGTGTGAAGAAGTTAGCAAGTCTGGTTACTGGTCACCCTACGTGGTGTACATGAATCGCGCAGCGGCTCTTCGGCAACTGAACCGAATCGAAGAAGCTAAGGCCAATTTTCTGGAAGCGCTGCGCTACCAGCCCGGCTTGTCCGCGCCTTGTTTCGGTGCGGGGCTGTGTGCCATGGATCTGCACGAGTATCAAGAAGCGGAGCAGTACTTTTCCAAAGTCGTTTTGGCCGAGCCTGATTCGATCGCAGCGGTGGGCAACCTGGCGCTGAGCAAGCTCTATCAGAACATGCCTGCGGAAGCGGAAAGCTTGCTAAATCCGTGGCGTGATTCTCCGCAAATGGATGCCGTGACTCTGCGAACCTACGGATCGGCTTTGCTGCTTCAGCAAAAGTATTCCGCTGCCATCCCGATTTTTGAACGGAGCATCGAGCAAGATCCGGAGGGAGCATCCGATTGGGCCAAACTGGCTTGGGCGCATTGGGGGGCGTTGCATGCTAGCGAAGCCAATACGGCCCTCACGAGGGCGCGCCGGATTGATTCAGCTGACGCCACGGTTCAATACGTCTCCGGGTTGATCCCGCAGGAGTAG